Proteins from a genomic interval of Sphingobacterium sp. SYP-B4668:
- a CDS encoding energy transducer TonB: MYYHLQEENNLPKALGISAIIMGALVAIGFFIVFSKELPQYGTGGIIVNYGTSDEGMGDDYMSVEEPSMDPNANNVKPDKIEPTETPTPTPSQQVADKVVATQDMDDAPAVAKAEKPVKVTATETTTKKENSTPAVNPNALYKGKKNNATGTGDGTGSVAGNQGSKLGDPLASNYGEGGSGDGNMMLSIANRRFVVRPNIDDKGQQSGKVAVEIRVAPNGTITYARAGVKGTTLPDRSLWEKCERAVRGARLNELEKAPDSQTGVIVFNFRVR; encoded by the coding sequence ATAATAATGGGAGCACTGGTAGCGATTGGTTTTTTTATCGTATTTAGCAAGGAATTGCCACAGTACGGTACGGGCGGAATCATTGTCAATTATGGTACAAGTGATGAGGGTATGGGCGATGATTATATGAGCGTGGAGGAACCTTCTATGGATCCCAATGCGAACAATGTAAAGCCGGATAAAATTGAACCTACAGAGACTCCCACACCTACCCCCTCTCAGCAAGTTGCTGATAAAGTAGTGGCGACACAGGATATGGATGATGCACCGGCTGTAGCAAAGGCGGAGAAACCTGTTAAGGTGACCGCTACTGAGACTACGACGAAAAAGGAGAATAGTACGCCGGCGGTGAACCCGAATGCTTTGTATAAGGGTAAAAAGAATAATGCAACAGGTACTGGAGACGGTACAGGAAGTGTCGCAGGTAATCAAGGAAGTAAATTGGGCGACCCGTTGGCTTCTAATTATGGCGAAGGGGGATCCGGTGATGGCAACATGATGCTTTCGATAGCCAATAGACGTTTCGTGGTACGCCCTAATATCGATGATAAGGGACAACAATCTGGAAAGGTTGCGGTTGAAATCCGTGTGGCTCCTAATGGCACCATTACCTATGCACGAGCGGGTGTGAAGGGGACCACACTTCCCGATCGATCGTTATGGGAAAAATGTGAACGAGCTGTTCGTGGAGCTCGTCTCAATGAATTGGAAAAAGCACCTGATTCCCAAACAGGTGTCATCGTATTCAACTTTAGAGTTAGATAA
- a CDS encoding asparaginase, with amino-acid sequence MHNIFIIYTGGTIGMVKDEETGSFVPFDFELIARNLPDLSRLNYKLTVHSFTPIIDSSNMNPTVWIEMANIVKQNYEHYDGFVILHGSDTMAFSASVLSFMLEGLQKPVILSGSQLPIGEIRTDARENLMTALEIASAQVNGKSLIQEVCILFDNKLFRGNRSFKYNSAKFEAFRSPNYPVLVEAGIHLKYNTEALLDNSNKEFILHTQLDNRVAVLKLFPGMSASTIKTILDSDVRSIVMETFGSGNTTTDQWFLDLLKEAIDSGKNILNISQCKVGSVELGRYETSQGLKAIGVLNGYDMTFEAAVTKLMYLQGELISQQEVAYWIEKDIRGELTVND; translated from the coding sequence ATGCACAACATATTCATTATCTACACAGGCGGGACCATCGGCATGGTCAAGGACGAAGAGACAGGTTCGTTCGTACCCTTTGACTTTGAGCTTATCGCACGCAATCTACCCGATCTCAGCAGGCTCAATTACAAATTGACGGTACATTCCTTTACCCCTATTATTGACTCCTCCAATATGAACCCCACTGTGTGGATAGAAATGGCTAATATAGTCAAACAAAACTATGAGCACTATGACGGCTTTGTTATCTTACATGGATCTGATACCATGGCCTTTTCAGCCTCCGTACTTAGTTTTATGTTGGAGGGGCTACAAAAACCTGTAATCCTTTCCGGTTCCCAACTCCCTATTGGCGAGATCCGTACAGACGCCAGGGAAAACCTCATGACCGCATTGGAAATTGCTTCCGCTCAAGTCAACGGTAAATCCCTTATACAGGAAGTCTGCATTCTTTTTGACAATAAGTTATTCAGAGGCAATCGTTCTTTCAAATACAATTCGGCCAAATTTGAGGCATTTCGTTCCCCTAATTATCCAGTACTGGTCGAAGCAGGCATCCATTTAAAATACAATACGGAGGCACTCTTGGACAATAGCAACAAAGAGTTCATCTTACATACCCAATTAGATAATAGGGTGGCCGTCTTGAAATTATTTCCGGGGATGAGTGCTTCCACAATCAAGACTATATTAGACTCCGATGTCCGCTCCATTGTCATGGAAACATTCGGTTCCGGAAATACCACCACTGATCAATGGTTCCTAGACCTCCTTAAAGAAGCCATTGATTCCGGAAAAAACATCTTAAATATATCTCAATGTAAAGTAGGTTCCGTAGAACTGGGACGCTATGAAACCAGCCAAGGACTGAAAGCAATTGGTGTGCTCAATGGATACGACATGACCTTTGAAGCTGCAGTCACTAAATTAATGTATCTACAAGGCGAGTTAATAAGCCAGCAGGAAGTTGCGTACTGGATTGAAAAGGACATACGAGGAGAACTGACGGTCAACGATTGA
- a CDS encoding DHH family phosphoesterase has translation MLTRQQNKEILSKSDKIVITTHHKPDGDALGSSLGLYHWLKDAGHHVNVIVSSDFPAFLDWLPGRDEVLIYPDQPELCQQLVQEAALIFCLDYNAFSRTNVMEQILREAPGKKYMIDHHLDPEGFDDYRLWDSSAAATAQLIFNFIEDCVDQVSEITPTIATCLYAGIMTDTGSFRFRSTTEEVHQIIAKLIRSGARNWEIHESIYNSSTENRLKFLGHCLLNRLQVIPEYNTALFAVAKQDLEQFQVTTGDTEGLVNYALSIKGIRLAALIIDRTELIKLSLRSIGDVPCNEIARKHFNGGGHFNAAGGSAEGDLKSVVDRFKMMLPEYTEILTK, from the coding sequence ATGCTGACACGACAACAGAACAAGGAAATACTATCCAAATCAGACAAAATCGTCATTACAACCCATCATAAACCAGATGGAGATGCTTTAGGATCATCATTAGGTCTATACCATTGGCTTAAAGATGCTGGGCATCATGTAAATGTAATCGTATCATCTGATTTTCCTGCTTTTTTGGACTGGTTGCCGGGTCGTGATGAGGTACTCATTTATCCTGACCAACCCGAACTATGTCAGCAACTCGTTCAGGAAGCGGCCCTTATCTTTTGCTTAGATTACAATGCTTTTTCACGAACAAATGTAATGGAGCAAATTTTACGTGAGGCTCCCGGCAAAAAATACATGATTGATCATCATCTGGATCCTGAAGGATTCGATGACTATCGTTTGTGGGACTCATCCGCTGCCGCGACAGCTCAATTAATTTTCAATTTCATTGAAGACTGTGTCGATCAAGTAAGCGAAATTACTCCAACAATAGCCACTTGTCTTTATGCTGGCATTATGACGGATACGGGCTCATTTAGATTTAGGTCGACTACCGAAGAGGTACACCAAATTATCGCTAAGTTGATTCGATCGGGAGCTCGCAATTGGGAGATACATGAGTCTATCTACAACAGCTCCACGGAAAACAGACTTAAATTTCTAGGGCACTGCCTTCTGAACAGATTGCAAGTCATACCTGAATACAATACTGCGCTGTTTGCGGTTGCAAAGCAAGATTTAGAGCAATTTCAAGTCACTACTGGTGATACCGAAGGACTCGTTAACTATGCCCTTTCTATAAAAGGTATACGATTAGCAGCTTTGATTATAGACAGAACTGAATTAATAAAGTTATCTTTACGTTCTATTGGAGATGTACCGTGTAATGAAATTGCACGTAAGCATTTCAACGGAGGAGGGCATTTCAACGCTGCTGGAGGTAGCGCCGAAGGGGACTTGAAATCCGTGGTTGACCGATTTAAGATGATGTTACCTGAATATACTGAAATATTAACAAAATAA
- a CDS encoding bifunctional folylpolyglutamate synthase/dihydrofolate synthase — protein MNATYNEVIEYLYARLPMFTRVGVSAYKKDLDNTLALCQALGNPQHKFKSIHIAGTNGKGSSSHMLASILAEAGYKTGLYTSPHLVDFRERIRINGEVIPEQQVIDFVESQKVLMDRIQPSFFEVTVAMAFDYFAQATVDVAIVEVGLGGRLDSTNIIVPELCLITNIGMDHMNLLGDTLPEIASEKAGIIKHGVPVVISERDSRTAPVFESKASNEEAPICFASDVLQSTLLSTNDVYMEVEVGGALQTMRGRFHLDLKGSYQLKNLLGVLVGVDRLRAGGFNIADEDIRRGLASVQKNTGLQGRWQTLSTNPLIICDTGHNEDGIKEVLKNLALTSYRGLHIVMGAMKDKDLNHMLPLLPKEATYYFSSPQMPRAMDANELTQIAATYHLSGKSYSSVMDALEGAKQAYTEGDLIFVGGSNFVVAEVLTNRKA, from the coding sequence ATGAATGCTACATATAACGAGGTAATCGAGTATTTATACGCTCGATTACCTATGTTTACCCGTGTTGGGGTATCCGCCTATAAAAAAGATTTAGATAACACGTTGGCCCTCTGCCAAGCGCTGGGCAATCCTCAGCATAAATTCAAATCCATACATATCGCAGGCACGAATGGGAAAGGCTCTTCTTCTCATATGCTGGCCTCTATACTAGCGGAGGCTGGATATAAGACGGGTCTGTATACTTCTCCACATTTGGTCGATTTTAGGGAACGTATTCGAATCAATGGTGAGGTGATTCCCGAGCAACAGGTGATTGACTTTGTAGAAAGTCAAAAGGTGTTGATGGACCGTATACAACCTTCTTTTTTTGAAGTGACGGTAGCAATGGCTTTTGATTATTTTGCACAAGCCACAGTGGATGTGGCAATCGTCGAAGTGGGACTTGGAGGGCGATTAGATAGTACTAATATTATTGTTCCTGAGCTCTGCCTTATCACGAATATTGGGATGGACCATATGAATTTGTTAGGTGATACGTTGCCAGAGATTGCTAGTGAGAAGGCCGGTATTATCAAACATGGTGTACCAGTGGTCATTTCCGAACGAGACAGTCGCACTGCTCCTGTTTTTGAAAGTAAGGCTTCTAATGAAGAGGCTCCTATCTGTTTTGCATCAGATGTATTGCAGTCTACACTACTAAGTACCAATGATGTGTATATGGAAGTCGAAGTAGGAGGAGCTTTGCAGACGATGAGAGGGCGATTTCATTTGGATTTGAAAGGCTCATATCAACTTAAAAACCTACTCGGGGTGCTCGTAGGTGTTGATCGTCTTAGAGCTGGCGGGTTTAATATTGCTGATGAAGATATAAGACGGGGATTGGCATCTGTCCAAAAGAATACGGGATTACAAGGTCGTTGGCAAACCCTCTCAACCAATCCATTAATCATTTGTGATACCGGTCACAACGAGGACGGTATAAAAGAAGTTCTCAAAAACCTTGCGCTGACATCGTATCGTGGCTTACACATCGTGATGGGTGCAATGAAGGATAAAGATTTGAATCATATGTTGCCGTTGTTGCCAAAAGAAGCGACTTATTACTTTTCAAGTCCTCAAATGCCGAGAGCTATGGATGCGAATGAATTAACCCAGATTGCGGCTACTTACCATTTATCAGGCAAATCCTACTCGAGTGTAATGGATGCTTTAGAGGGGGCTAAACAAGCTTATACTGAAGGTGATTTAATCTTTGTCGGGGGAAGCAACTTTGTAGTAGCTGAAGTTTTGACAAACAGAAAAGCATAG
- a CDS encoding TatD family hydrolase, producing the protein MPDPYILTDTHTHIYYHVDTSTLDEQVQRCFDKNIHRLFLPNVNTASIEKVLGAVKSYPDNCFPMLGLHPCDVKDNYKKELANIETAIANHKIYAIGEIGLDLYWDKTTLSIQQDAFRIQVAWAKQLGLPIDIHCREAFDELFELLEELKDDKLFGVLHCFTGTLAQAHKAISLGFALGIGGVVTYKKAGLDIVVKELDLQHIVLETDAPYLAPVPFRGKPNESSYLYHIAEKVADLHQISIEEVANITTANSQRIFGI; encoded by the coding sequence ATGCCTGACCCCTATATATTAACAGATACCCATACCCATATTTATTATCACGTTGATACATCCACTTTAGATGAACAAGTGCAACGATGCTTTGATAAAAATATCCATCGGTTATTTTTACCGAATGTCAACACAGCTTCTATCGAAAAAGTACTTGGTGCTGTTAAATCATATCCAGATAATTGCTTCCCCATGTTGGGATTACACCCCTGTGATGTAAAAGACAACTACAAAAAAGAACTTGCCAACATAGAGACGGCGATAGCCAATCACAAGATATATGCAATAGGCGAAATTGGCTTAGACCTTTACTGGGATAAAACAACACTATCCATTCAACAAGACGCCTTCCGTATTCAAGTAGCATGGGCTAAACAGTTAGGTCTCCCTATTGACATTCACTGCCGTGAAGCCTTTGATGAACTTTTTGAGCTATTGGAAGAATTAAAGGATGATAAACTCTTTGGAGTACTGCATTGCTTTACCGGCACTTTAGCGCAGGCACACAAGGCTATATCGTTGGGCTTCGCCCTAGGGATAGGCGGTGTCGTGACCTACAAAAAAGCTGGACTAGATATCGTCGTAAAAGAATTAGATCTTCAGCATATTGTATTGGAAACAGATGCTCCCTATCTAGCTCCGGTCCCTTTTCGAGGCAAACCAAATGAGAGCAGCTATCTATATCATATAGCAGAGAAAGTCGCAGACCTCCATCAAATCAGCATTGAAGAGGTAGCCAATATCACCACAGCAAATTCACAAAGAATATTCGGAATCTAA
- a CDS encoding FKBP-type peptidyl-prolyl cis-trans isomerase — MKKSILLLSAVALLSTACQNFKKGDGGLEYKIVNDNGAEKAKAGDLLSVDMIIKSDRDSVLNSTYDIGLPQIVNIAPDSIPGLYKGDYNSMFKFLGEGDSAVFHLNVDTMAAKMSQPKVEFADKYVTFTIKVRKHFKKGTLTDSALYADINKYMEGQLEGLKKAEEGKISTYIKSNKLDPKKTASGLQYVIKDQGKGAKVAVGDTVVVNYTGTLTSGKVFDTNNAEVAKKEKMHNAMRQYEPIRFRVGHDPVIQGWTEGMQLLNKGGKATFIVPSQLGYGERYQGGPIPPYAPLVFEVELVDVIPGPKTEPAPTANPLGALGNAAPQGTAPNVK, encoded by the coding sequence ATGAAGAAATCAATCCTATTATTATCAGCAGTTGCATTGCTATCAACTGCTTGCCAAAATTTCAAAAAAGGAGATGGCGGTCTTGAATACAAAATAGTAAACGATAACGGTGCCGAAAAAGCTAAAGCCGGTGATTTACTATCTGTAGATATGATTATCAAATCAGACAGAGACTCTGTGTTAAACAGTACATACGATATTGGCCTACCTCAGATTGTAAATATTGCACCAGACAGTATCCCTGGTCTATACAAAGGTGATTACAATTCCATGTTCAAGTTTTTAGGTGAAGGCGATAGTGCCGTTTTCCACCTAAATGTAGATACCATGGCTGCAAAAATGAGCCAACCTAAAGTTGAATTCGCAGACAAATATGTTACCTTCACCATTAAGGTAAGAAAGCACTTCAAAAAAGGAACATTGACAGATTCGGCTCTTTATGCTGACATCAACAAATACATGGAAGGTCAATTGGAAGGATTGAAAAAAGCTGAAGAAGGTAAAATCTCGACTTATATCAAATCCAATAAATTAGACCCTAAGAAAACAGCTTCAGGTCTTCAATACGTCATCAAAGATCAAGGAAAAGGAGCAAAAGTTGCTGTGGGCGATACCGTTGTTGTAAACTACACAGGAACATTGACATCAGGTAAAGTTTTCGACACCAACAATGCCGAAGTAGCGAAGAAAGAAAAAATGCACAATGCTATGCGTCAATACGAACCTATTCGTTTCCGTGTAGGACATGACCCTGTCATCCAAGGATGGACTGAAGGTATGCAGTTATTGAACAAAGGAGGCAAAGCTACATTTATCGTCCCTTCTCAATTAGGTTATGGTGAGCGTTACCAAGGAGGTCCTATTCCTCCATATGCACCGCTTGTATTTGAGGTTGAATTGGTAGATGTTATACCGGGTCCAAAGACTGAGCCTGCGCCAACAGCCAATCCACTCGGAGCTCTTGGCAATGCAGCACCACAAGGCACAGCACCAAACGTAAAATAA